The genomic segment TGGTCGTCGAAGCGCGCCAGCAGGAGATAGACCGCCAGTCCCAACCCCAGCTTGCTTTGCGGCAGCAGCCGCGGGGGCAAGGGGGCCACCAGGACTCCGCCGCAACCACAACGACAGGCATACTTGGCCCGCCAGTCGGGGGCGATCCGCCGAGCCACACGTCCCAGGATGTGGCTGGCCAAGTGACGCACGTTCACCGCCGGCAAAATCAAGAAGCGGTGATTGTTGGCGACCCAACTTAACCGCGCCTGCCGCTGGTCCGGGGTCCATCCTATCCAAAGGTCGCGTGCGGCACACTTCCAGGCCGCCGCCCCAAACACCAGCACCGCCAGCAACCGATCCGCGTCGTCGAGGTCAGCGCGGCAAGCATGGCGTGCGCAAGCTCTCCACCAGACCCTTCGCCCACTTCCAGTCTGTTCCCCGAGCCAGTCGCACCGTGATACCGTCGGGCAATCCCACTTCCGCGATCCAGGCTCCAGGCGTGACCGTCGTCGCCCACTGCACTTCCTGAAACATCGGCACCGGATCCGCCGCACCGGCTTTGTCCAACCCGTAAACCCAGTAGTGGAGCTGCCCAGCGCTCATCCCGTGCCGCTTGGCAAACGCCTTCAAACTCATCCCGCTGCCTCGATACTCCCTCACCCACCGCGCACGCTCCGCGCCGCCGCTCGCCGAAACTCCACCAGGATCGCTCTTCATGCCCTCACCATAACCCATCCCCAGTCCCTCCGAACAGATGCGCCCCGCTTACCGCTTACATTGAAAGTGAACACGCCGTCTTAATCATAACCAGGTGATTTGCCTTGTTCACACCGCCTCACGAAAGCAACAACAAAGTCAGTCGATAAAAAGGCAAGTCTATGCAAATCAAAACCTCCTCCAAGTCGGGCTTCACGCTCGTTGAAATCATGATCGTCGTGGCGATCATTGGCCTCCTCGCGGCGATCGCCATTCCCAACTTCGTGAAAGCTCGCGAAACAGCGCAGTTGAACTCGATCATCAACAATCTGCGCATCATTGAAGGCGCCAAAGACCAGTACGCCCTGGAAAACAAGAAGGGCACCGGCGACACCACCGACCTCTCCGCCATCAGCGCCTACCTGAAAGGCGGCACCGTCAACCCCGTGGTCAATGAAACCTACACCACGGACAAAGTTGGGACCGCAACCTCCGCCAAGGCGAGCGTCGATCTCGGCACCTACAAGGCCGGAACGGCGATTACCGCCCCGTAATTCGAGCCTTCTCCCAAGCATCTTCATACTCAAGCCCGGGCGTTTCGCCCGGGCTTTTTCTTTGCCTCCATCAAAGCCTCCGTCATGATCACCGAAAATGAGACTCAACCGATTCGCCATTTGCAACGAGATCTTCCAAGGATGGAAGCTCGAGGACTCGATTCCCTTCGCGGCGCAGTGCGGATATGATGCGGTGGAAATTGCCCCCTTCACGCTTGCGCCCAAGGTCACGGACATCCCCGCGACCCAGCGATCCGCGATCGTCGAACTCGCCAAGAGAAACAACATCGCCATTTCGGGGATCCACTGGGTGTTGGCTCAAACCACCGGACTGCACCTGAACCACCCCGACCAGGAGGTGAGGAGGCGCACTTCCGACTATTTAGGCCATCTGGTGGATTTCTGCGCCGATTTGGGAGGAAAATTCATCGTGTTAGGCTCGCCCAAGCAACGCCAAGTTTTGGAAGGTGTCTCGCCGCGGCATGCTTGGGACTGGGCAAGCCAGACTTTCGGGGAAGCGGTCAAGAAGGCGGAAGAACGCGAGGTGACGCTCTGCCTCGAACCCCTCGCCCCATCCGAAACCAACTTCATCAACACAGCGGCGGAGTCCATCCAATTCATCAAACAATTCCATTCGCCTCGCGCCAAGATCATCCTGGATGTCAAAGCGATGAGTTCGGAATCCACATCGATTCCCCAAATCATCGCGAACTCCTGGCCTCATTTCGCCTACTTCCATGCCAACGATCCCAACCTCAAAGGACCCGGATTTGGCAAAACCGATTTTCACCCGATTGCCCGTGCATTGCACACGGTGGGATACCAGGGCTATGTGTCCGTGGAGGTCTTCGATTTTAGCGAAGGCCCCGAAGCCATTGCGAAGCGAAGCCTCGAATACTTGAGAAAAACTTTCGATGGGGAATGACTCGCCGGCAGGAATGGTGCGCGCTGCAGGGTTCGAACCTGCGACCCCTTCCGTGTGAAGGAAGTGCTCTACCACTGAGCTAAGCGCGCGGCGACCGTCGAAACTATCCACGAACCCCCTGTTTTCAAGCCATTTCTCGAACGATGTCCAGGCAAAGCGCTCTCCACGGCCCACAGCACGACCCAAGCTTCCAAGCCAAGGCGAGGTCCACTTCCGAAATCATGCGAAGGGTCGCTCACTACCTCAGGCCGTACCCTGGGATGGCCATCGGCACGGTGGCGTGCGCGGTCCTTTCCCTGGGATGTGGCTTTGCCTACCCCAAGCTCACGCAATTTATCATCGACGACGTGATCCGGGCTCAACGTCCCGAGTGGCTCGGCAGCGCGATCGCCGCCCTCCTGGCCGCGTTCCTCCTCAGAGAGGTTTTCAACAGCCTCCGCATTCGCATCAACAACGTCTTCGAACAGAACGTCATCTTCGACATGCGGCGCGACGTCTATGCCCGATTACAGCGCCTGCCCGTGTCTTATTTCGACCAACGCGCCTCCGGCGATCTCATGACCCGGGTCATCGAGGATGTCAATTCCCTCGAAAGAGTTCTGATCGACGGAACGGAACAGGGCACCGTCGCCCTGCTCAGCATCCTGGGAGCCCTCGCGTTGATGTTTTCCACCCAGGCCGCCCTGGCCTGGCTCGCCATGGTCCCCGTTCCATTCCTCATCGCCGGGGCCGCCTGGTACACCACCACAGCGCATCAACGCTATCGAGCCCAGCGGCAAGCGTCGTCCGCCATGAACGCCTTGCTCATGGACAATCTCCAAGGCGTGCGCCAAATCAAAACCTTCGGACGACAGATCCATGAGGACTCCCGGTTTGCAAGCCGGGCCGACGATCTGCGACGCGGCACCTTGGAAGTCATGCTGGCTTGGGCGAAATACTCGCCCGCCATGGCGTTCATGACATCCCTCGGCACCGGCCTCGTTCTCTGGCAAGGCGGCCGCTTGGTCATCCGGGGAACGCTCGGCGTGGGTGAACTGGTGGGCTTCGTGTTACTGCTCGCGTTCTTTTACGAACCCATCGGGCGCTTGCATGGACTCAACCAGATGTTGCAAGCCGCCCGTGCCGCGGGCGAACGGGTCTTCGACATCCTGGACGCAGAGAAGGAACGAAAAGATCGCACCGGTGTCCTGCCGAATCCTGTCCGTGGTCATGTTCGCTACGAGAACGTCCATTTCGCCTACGCCGAGGACAAGAAGGTCCTGCACGGTGTATCCTTGGAAGCCCGGCCGGGCGAGATGGTAGCCCTGGTGGGGCCCACCGGCGCCGGGAAATCGACACTGGTCAACCTGCTGCCCGCCTTCTACGAAATCACCGCCGGCTCGATCTCCATCGATGGGTACTCCATCGACCAACTCTCCCTTGAATCGTTGCGTTCGCACATCGCGGTGGTCACACAGGAACCCTTCCTTTTCAACGGAACCATTCGAGAAAACATCCTCTACGGACGACTGGATGCGACGGAGGAGGAAATGCGGGCCGCGGCTCGGTCCGCGCACGTCGAACCCTTCGTTTCCAAACTCTCCGAAGGTTACGAAACGCGTGTCGGGGAGCGTGGGGTAAAACTCAGCGTGGGCGAAAAGCAACGCGTCAGCATCGCACGAGCGCTGCTGAAGAACGCCCCCATTCTGATTTTGGACGAAGCCACGGCCAGCGTGGATACCGCGACCGAAAAACTGATCCAGGAAGCGCTGGCCCGGCTGCTCCGAGGCCGCACCAGTTTTGTCATCGCCCACCGGCTCAGCACCATCCGCGAGGCCGATCATATCCTCGTCCTCAAACAGGGCCGCATCGTTGAACAAGGTACCCACCCGCAACTCGTCGAAGCCGGAGGGCTCTACGCACGTCTGGCTCAAGTCCAGCACGCCACTTTTATTGAGGAAGGTTTCGTCAAGATCGAGAACTCCTAAACCGAATCTTTCGCTCTCGACTGGGTTGGGAAACGTTCCCCATCGAGTTTCAACCTCCCGACTAACTTGATGCTCGAAATAGTCGGGAGGTTCATCCCGTCCCAACCGACGAAACGCAACTCAAACTCGCCCCGCCAGGAATCCCAACGGGATTCCGTCCCGAAGCCCAAGGTTGCGAGGAACGAGCTACCTTGGGTCACGGTTCGCCCATGGAAACCAACCCCAACGGGGTTGTGACGAAATCCTATTTCCGATTGGCGAAGTAAATTCAGCATCAAGTGAGTCGGTAGAATGAAAGGGTTCGTCTTTGGAAGGAACCCAACAGAATCCATTCGTGAGGCAGGACGGCGGGAGCGGGCCCCACATCCAGCCGAAGACGATCGGCAAATCGTCAAAACGCGCGGGGTAGGCATGCCCCAATCCCCAGCACCTTACCCCCGTTCCGCGGGGATTCGCCCTCTCTTTGGAGCATTAAGCGTCAAATTGGTGCCGTTCTGGGCAAAAAATGGGGCATGTTCGGCCTCCATGAAATTCGCCGCCTCCTCCATCAACCCACAGGACTCCCCATCCGCATTCATCCCCCCCGTCACGGCGGAATCCTTCCCGGTTTCCAGTCATCCATCTTTTGCCTCGCCGGAGTGGTTCTGTTGGGAATCGGGTCCACCAGTGCGCTCGCCCAAGGATGCGTGGCGACGCGAGGAGCCGGCTTGTGCTCTATCCACGGCGCCAGCCACAGCTCTATTCCCGACCATGGCGACTGGGAGGCCACCCTCGGTTATCGCTGGCTTCATTCCGATCGGCATTTTGTAGGCGATCGCGAGCAGCCTCAACGGCAAGACCTGGGCACGGAAGTCATCAACGATTCCCATTTCTTCGATCTCTCGTTGCGGTATTAAATCAACACCCGGTTCAGCACCTCTTTGCTGCTTCCTTTCGTTTACTCGGACCGATCTTCGCTCTACGAACACGACCGGCTCAATCGACACCACACTCAGGCCGGGGGCATCGGGGACGCCCGCCTCTCGGCCTACGCCTGGATCTGGGATCCTGCCACGAAACCCAATGGAAACCTTCAAGTCGGCCTGGGTTTCAAAGTGCCCACCGGAGATTACAAAGCCACGGACACTTTCATCAGCGCAACGGGTCCGGTGACGGGATATGTCGATCAATCGATCCAGCCCGGCGATGGAGGCTGGGGCTTCACCTTGGAACTGAATGGCTGGAGGAAGCTTTTCGACAAAACCTTCGCCTACGCGCAGGGCTTTTATCTGTTCAATCCTCAGGATGAGAACGGCGCCCCCACCACCACGGGGGCTTTCTCTCGGGGGAATCCGTACGAACAAATCACGTCCATCCCGGATCAGTACATGTTGCGCGCGGGTCTGAGTTATGTGCTGCTGCCCAGTTGGGGGCTTCAGCTCAGCCTGGGCGGCCGGGTCGAAGGCGTTCCCGTGGAAGACGTCATCGGCGACAACACCGGATTCCGGCGGCCCGGATTTTCCGTCGGGATCGAGCCGGGCATCAGCCTCATGAAGAACAAGTGGACGGTGAGCCTGACGGCTCCGGTGGCTCTGTACCGCAACCGCGAACGCAGCATCGCCGACCAGCGATGGTCGGCAGACTCAGGCACCTACCGCCATGGAGACGCCGCCTTCGCCGACTATGTCATCACCTTCACGGTGGCGAGAGAGTTCTAGCCAGGCCGAAGCAGCTGAATTGCCATTCTAAGCCAAAGAACTCCGCCGGGCCGGGGTGTGGAACGGAGAGTCACTCCAGCATCAAGTGAGTCGGGATGTCCGAATCACGGTCATCGGAGGGGAGTGGAATAGCGCTCCAACGCCGATGTGTTTTGAACGTAGAAAGCAGCGGCCTGCGACCGGCGGCTCATCCCAAGCTTGTCCAAAATGTTGCTGAAATAATTCTTGATGGTCTTGTCGCTCAGGCCCATGGCAGTCGCGATTTCCTTGTTGGTCTTGCCTTCCGCGACCAAGGCGATGACACGCCGCTCCTGCGCGGAGAGCGAGGACAGCTTGTTGTTCTCCTGGGACCCATCTCCAGATTTGATCCGCCCCAGCACAAGATGGGTCACATTAGGATCGAGCACGGAACCCCCGGCAGCCACGTTCTTGATCGATTTCACCAACCCTTCCCCATCCACTTCCTTTAACAAGTAGCCCGAAGCTCCCGACGCGATCGCCTTCATTACCGTCTCGCTGTCGGCATACGACGACAAAACCATGACGCGGACGGACGGATGTTCTTTGAGCATCTGCCGACAACCATCAAACCCGGATCCTCCCGGAAGACGAATATCGAGCAGCACCACTTGAGGCAAATGCTCGGAGACTGCCGCCACCGCGTCTTTGACATTGCCCGCCTCGGCGACCACGGCGATGCCGGGGTCGCGAGTGATCAAAGTACGGATGCCGACCCGGACGACTTCGTGGTCATCGACCAGAAGCACGCGAATGGGAGATGCGGAAGCGGGAGGATGAGTGGGGGGATTACCGGAGTTCATGAGAGTGTTGTGTCGGTATGCTGAAAACGATGGAAGTGCCCTGACCGGGCGCGGCATTCACTTCGAAGGTGGCAGACAACTCTTGTGCGCGCGACGCGATGTTGCGCAAACCGTGCCCTTGCGACGGGAGGCCCGAAACCTGAAATCCGCATCCGTCATCCCGGACCTCGAACAGCAGCCGGGCTGACTCTAGACCGAGCCCCGTCGCGTAAATGGATTGAATGATGTTGTCGTGCAGATCCCGAGCGAGCCGCCCTTACTGTTCCAAAGCCGAGCGCAGCAATTGCTCACTGGCATGGAGAGCGGACTCCACGCGCTTGGCTTCAGTGACATCCTCGAGGCGGCATTCCAACTGCCGCGGCAGATTCGTTTCCTTGGCCGGAAGGCTGGTCAATCGCACGGAAGTCTGAATCAGTCTTCCGTCGGAGGTGACGCACTCGAGTTCGACAGATGCAGGTCCAGGAAAGGGTTGCTGGGGCTGGAGGACTTCGCGCAACCGATCCCAATGACATGGGGAGACAAGCCGGAAAAACTGAGGCTCCCAAGGTCGTGGTCTCCCAATCCAAGCATCGCACGGGCGGAGGGATTCGCGAAAACAACCAGCCCCATGGGGTCCACCCTCAAGAAGGCATCCGGCGAATTCTGAATGTAGTCTTCAATCGATCGACTGGCTCCGGAGCGAGTCTCGAGCTCAGTCACCGGGATCCGAGCGCGGCCCAAACCTCGTGCAAACGCCAAGGCGGCCACCCCCCCCGAGCAGCAAACCCACAGAACCCGCAGCCGCCCAGCCAAACGACGGAGGGGAAAACAAACTGGTCCGGCGAATCACCTTCACGTCGTTCCGAGACCGGGCCAGGATCCGCAAGTCCCCACCACTCCGATCATCCGAATCGTCCGTCTCGACCAACCCGCGGACTTGCACCCGGGAACCGGTTTCGATTTCCAGACGGTCGTTCTCATTCAAGGGCTTTGGCAATTGCACCCGAATCAACCGATTCGTCCATTGGAGCAGCAACCAAGGAAATGACGCCTCGTCGGCATAGGAGGCCAGGACCACTCCCTCTATTCGAGCGAGAGCCCCGTCGAAATGCCCGGAATAGGCCCGGATGGGATCGAGCACGGTGTCGGTGGGCGGCTGGCCGGATTCGAGGACGTGAATCGAAACCGGGGTCAGGATGTCGCTGAATCGCGCTGCACGCACCGAGCCGCGTACCTCGACGGCGGCGCCTTCCGTGACCTGATTCGTTTCAAGCGGCTCCACGCGGCGCACGGTGGCATCCCCCTTCACGATCATCAGCTCACCCGGCCATACCCAAACCGCCTTTCCTCGGAGAAGTTCCGTCGGATCCGCATGCGCGGGTGAAACGAATCCCGGGCTTGCCGGCGGAATCGACTCGATGAAAGCCGAGCCGGGGATATAAACATGAAAAACTTGGGTCTTGTGACTCGAATCAAACATGGCGCCCACAACCCCCCGGATCCGAACCAGGCTGTTCGTGGCAAGCGTTGGAAAACCGCCTCCCGTCTTGATCAGCATGGCCAGAAACGGATGTGAACCGTGCGCCATGTCCAGAATAACCATCCCCGGCACCTCCCGGGACGACAGAATCTGTCCTTCCATCTGAACCCATTGGGAATCCTCCGCGCCGCTGTGCAGCCGCGATACCGCAATGCGCTTAGCCACCGGGAATCCTTCGCCAGGCAGCTTCGTCACCGTTTCCGAAAGCACAATCGGGGTGAATCTTCCCGGACCGGCGGCTCCTTGGATCCGCACACGCTGTCCTGGACGAAGATCCAAATCGACTCCCGGATGATAAACGTAGATGCCGGCCGTGTGATCTTGAACAAAGAACAGAAACGAACCTCGCTTGCGAACAAGCTCTATCTCGCCATGAACGGACATTTCTAATTCCAAGCTTAATCCATTTCGTCAGATCCCAATATCAGAATTCCGTCAGCGCGGGCTTCCGTCAACTTCGCAACAACTCCGGCTTCGGTCGAAACCGAACTCGCCCCTACCCCATAGGGCCTTTCAGCCCTGGAACCCCTCCACCTGTCATCAAATCCCGGCGACAATGAATCCATCGGATTCGAGGTCCAAAACTCAAGTCCTGAAGTTCATTCTGATTTCGCTTTCACCGTGGAATTCCTCGAAAAAAAGACCCATCCGTCGAGCATCGGAGGGGGATGGCGCATGAGAGGAAATCGCTCCCTCAAGGCAGGCAACGTGGAGGCATAGGTGGTGCGTGAAGTTCCATCAAGGACGCCCTTGACGCGAGCCACGGTAAGGCGTTCACCCTTGGGTTCCGAACGGGGCCGCAATTTGAACACTCCCTCGTTCGAAGTGCCCGGGATGGTCAGCGACTGCCCTTCCACACCCTCCATCGGTGGTTCAAACAGGAGTGAAACCGGGCCCGCAAAGCCCTCTCTGACGAGTTTGATTTTGATCGCAATTTCCTCGCCTGCTTTCAACCCATAAGTGTTGGTGCCCAGTTCGAGGGAAACGGACGAATCCAAGAGCTCAGCCTCTATCAGATAAAGAAAGGACGGGGAACCTCGCCGTGTGAGTTCCTCGACACGAAGCACCGCCTCGGTTTCGGATGCAAAGGTATGGGTGAGTGAAGCCTCATCACGCGACGCATGGGCCGCTTGCGGCGCCTTCTGGCCCGGGCCGGCTTCCAAACTCATAAACAAATCGCACGGAGATCCCACGGACCGCGTTCGAGACTTGAACCGCCATTTCTCGCCCGCGGCAGCCCGGAACGCGAATCGATCCACGTCGCCCGGCTTCCGGAGGCGGCCCGCCAACCAGCGCGTGGCTTTCCAGTTCACGACTTGGGGAGGATGCTCGTTGGGCTCATGCTCCAGGATCGGCGCGGCGTCAATCCGAGGAATCGAGAGCAACGCCCGGCCGGAGCGATCAACAATTTCAAGCGCGGAGAACGAGGCGGAACCCAAACCCGGAAGCTCTTTCTGAACCACCTGGACGGCCTTAACCGGAACGTCTCCCACAGCCCATACCTCATAGTCATGCCCCGCAGCGGCAAAAGCCGCTGGTGGATAGAGGGCGGTCACGAGCGGAAATCTTCCCACTCTCATCCGAAAGAAAAAAGAGGGTCCTCCACCAAAACTCGCATCCCGAACATGGATAAAATATCGGCCCGTCCGCGGCGCCTTCAGAGTGCCGCCAGCGTCGGCTTCCCATGAGGGCACATCATCCACGTCCAGCAGGACCTTGCCTTGCGCGTCCTCAACCCGGAGCCAGGGATCCATCTCGGAACCCAGCCTCCGCGCGATGATTTCAATCGAAACTTCCTCACCTTTTCGGACATCCAATGCAAAAACCAGAGAGCTCCCATCCCTCGCCACCCCATCCACCGCGCACGGCCAAGTCAAAACCGGAGGACTGGCCGACGAATCCCAGGGCCGGGTTGGAAGATCATCCAAGTACACGAGCCGGATGGGAGCGGCTCCGGTGTCATCGCTCCAGCGAATGGCATGGACCGCACCTGCGGGAAGGGTGGCGTCGGGAGTCAACACGCCACGCCGCACGGAAGGCTTCACCGACGCGTCCTCCTGCCAAACCCAATGCGAGGGAAATGAACGCCACAAGGAGGGACTCGACCCGCTTTTCTCGGAAGACAGCGTGGCGGATTCGCCGGGCCGGAAAGCGATGGGGAATGGAGGCGCGGTGATGGAAGATTGCCGGGGCTGAGCCAGGCAGAGGAATCCCGCCAACCCAAAATCCCCAACCAATCCCGCGAACAATAACACCCGCCACACACGTTCGAATGGCTGGCGGAGCTGAAGGAATGTTGGAAGCACGGATTCCGGTTAAGAGTAAATCGCGCTCAAAGG from the Verrucomicrobiota bacterium genome contains:
- a CDS encoding DUF4338 domain-containing protein — encoded protein: MLAVLVFGAAAWKCAARDLWIGWTPDQRQARLSWVANNHRFLILPAVNVRHLASHILGRVARRIAPDWRAKYACRCGCGGVLVAPLPPRLLPQSKLGLGLAVYLLLARFDD
- a CDS encoding type II secretion system protein, with translation MQIKTSSKSGFTLVEIMIVVAIIGLLAAIAIPNFVKARETAQLNSIINNLRIIEGAKDQYALENKKGTGDTTDLSAISAYLKGGTVNPVVNETYTTDKVGTATSAKASVDLGTYKAGTAITAP
- a CDS encoding sugar phosphate isomerase/epimerase — translated: MRLNRFAICNEIFQGWKLEDSIPFAAQCGYDAVEIAPFTLAPKVTDIPATQRSAIVELAKRNNIAISGIHWVLAQTTGLHLNHPDQEVRRRTSDYLGHLVDFCADLGGKFIVLGSPKQRQVLEGVSPRHAWDWASQTFGEAVKKAEEREVTLCLEPLAPSETNFINTAAESIQFIKQFHSPRAKIILDVKAMSSESTSIPQIIANSWPHFAYFHANDPNLKGPGFGKTDFHPIARALHTVGYQGYVSVEVFDFSEGPEAIAKRSLEYLRKTFDGE
- a CDS encoding ABC transporter ATP-binding protein, whose protein sequence is MSRQSALHGPQHDPSFQAKARSTSEIMRRVAHYLRPYPGMAIGTVACAVLSLGCGFAYPKLTQFIIDDVIRAQRPEWLGSAIAALLAAFLLREVFNSLRIRINNVFEQNVIFDMRRDVYARLQRLPVSYFDQRASGDLMTRVIEDVNSLERVLIDGTEQGTVALLSILGALALMFSTQAALAWLAMVPVPFLIAGAAWYTTTAHQRYRAQRQASSAMNALLMDNLQGVRQIKTFGRQIHEDSRFASRADDLRRGTLEVMLAWAKYSPAMAFMTSLGTGLVLWQGGRLVIRGTLGVGELVGFVLLLAFFYEPIGRLHGLNQMLQAARAAGERVFDILDAEKERKDRTGVLPNPVRGHVRYENVHFAYAEDKKVLHGVSLEARPGEMVALVGPTGAGKSTLVNLLPAFYEITAGSISIDGYSIDQLSLESLRSHIAVVTQEPFLFNGTIRENILYGRLDATEEEMRAAARSAHVEPFVSKLSEGYETRVGERGVKLSVGEKQRVSIARALLKNAPILILDEATASVDTATEKLIQEALARLLRGRTSFVIAHRLSTIREADHILVLKQGRIVEQGTHPQLVEAGGLYARLAQVQHATFIEEGFVKIENS
- a CDS encoding response regulator transcription factor; the protein is MPRPVRALPSFSAYRHNTLMNSGNPPTHPPASASPIRVLLVDDHEVVRVGIRTLITRDPGIAVVAEAGNVKDAVAAVSEHLPQVVLLDIRLPGGSGFDGCRQMLKEHPSVRVMVLSSYADSETVMKAIASGASGYLLKEVDGEGLVKSIKNVAAGGSVLDPNVTHLVLGRIKSGDGSQENNKLSSLSAQERRVIALVAEGKTNKEIATAMGLSDKTIKNYFSNILDKLGMSRRSQAAAFYVQNTSALERYSTPLR
- a CDS encoding PAS domain-containing protein, with the translated sequence MAGRLRVLWVCCSGGVAALAFARGLGRARIPVTELETRSGASRSIEDYIQNSPDAFLRVDPMGLVVFANPSARAMLGLGDHDLGSLSFSGLSPHVIGIGCAKSSSPSNPFLDLHLSNSSASPPTED